The genomic DNA AGTGGTTTTGCTGACGAGCTTGAAGGCGTTTTTCACGCTGAGGTTCCAGTCCTTGTCCCGCCCGTCCTCTAGGTCCACGAGCTCCATCTCATCCATGTCCATGCGGCCCCTGTAATAGAGCATGTCCCTGCGCAGCAGGTCCTTCTTGCAGGACACGAGCTGGTGGTCAAACAGAAAGAATGTCCGCTGCTGGCTCTTGCCTTGCTTAGTGATTCTGGTCAGCTCCCCAGAATGGATCAGTTCTGAACTTCGGTCCAAAATGTCCCGTCCCTGGAGGATGAAAACACACTGTGAGACCTTCCAATTCTTACCTCCAGGTGCCGGGCGCCCTGACCCAGAAGCCTCCCCAGATTTGCCAGGTACCCGAGGCCCACTCACAGGTAGCCAAGCCTCAGAGGCCATTTGAAACCTCAGTTTGTTAGTCTTGCGTGTGAAGGTTCTTTTATTTCCTACTAAATGGGAAAATGTTACAGGGCCTCTGTTATCTGAGGTGACTTCCTTATCAGAAAGAGCAGTGAAGAGCCTGCTGGGCTAACGAGTCCGATCAAGGTCTGATATGGCAGCTGACCAAGGCCGATCCTTGGAGAACGAGGACCACAGGTAGGTTTGGGCAGGTGGGACAAACTACAGATGCTCTGGCTTTAGTCAGGCCTATGGCAGCTGCCTGGACTAACGCGTTTAGGATCTTTGGAAACCAAAGGCCAGGTGGCAAGTTACCAGCAAGATAATTGGAAAACTTCTGACCATAAATTATCTCCTCAGTGTCTGAGTCCAAGAACGGAAGGAAAGCCACACTTTTATCATATTTAGGTTTGGGTCTAATTCAATGGAACTTTATGGTATTTAGCACGACACTGGCTTTCAATTTTACAAACTGAAGATTTTATTCTCCTTTAATCTCAGTCATACACAACATTTTTTTTGTAGGCAAAAGCTCCTGACTCCAAAATACCTCTTCTATTTACCTGCCTCAAGCAATTCTGTGCCCTAGATTCTTCACTTACAAAATAAGAGAGTTAGACTCGGAGATCTCTGAGGGCCTGTCCAGGTTCCAGAAGTCTATAAGGCCTTGAAATACAAGTATTTCTTTCCACCTTTCATCACTATTATCTACTTTAGTTAAAAACCTAACTTCTCAGCCCAGACTTTCACAAGCCTTTGGGAAAGTGAGTTTTGACCAACTAGTTTGATGTAGGATGAATCTAGCTTGTTCTAAAAACAATATGAACAGCACCAATTTATCAATCTTAAGAATGGCCAGAGAGACTAGTGGTTAGCAGCATGGACTCTGACGCCAGGCtgcctgcctgggtttgaatccagtttGGCCACTTCCTAGGTCTGTGGCCATGACAGGCCACCTAACTGTATGTGCTTTAGCTTCCCCATGTTAAATGGGTGCGATATTTCCTACTTCATTGGACTGCTGAGAGGATTAAAATGAGTTCATACATATAAATGGCTTAAACCAGTGCCAGGCATGTGGTAAACACAATACAGGTACTATTATTGTCATCATTCCTGTTTTTagaaatgagtgtgtgtgtgtgcacattcaTGCTGGACCATTACTAGAGGCTGTATTAGGCATTGCATTTGCGCTGTCTTATAtaatcctcacaatagccctACGAGGTAGGAAATAGTTTCCTCTCCATCTCTTAGATGAAAACAGTGATCATGCCCAGGTGATAGGGGATTCACACACAGGCAGGGTGGCCGAACAGTCCATACTCTCACCAACTGcaatttatttaaatcttctcCAGCTGCTTCATGAAGCTCATGCTCTAGCAGGAGAGAAGGCAATACATTTTAATTACAGACACTCCTAAGAGTGTTTCTTGGTGGAGGTAAAAGGTAAAGTAGTTGACTTCAATTCAATTATATGCCTCAAAATATATACAGGTATCCCCTGCTTCTTGAAAGTTCTCTTTATACTACTTTACTTTTACTAAAGACCTACATTAGTGCCTGTTTTTGCTAATGGAAAGAAATCCAAagacaattttcattttttccaaaaaAGGGGAGAAGCAGTAATAGCGTTCAGTGTTGGTTTTGCAGGGAGCCATTACAGAGGCAGCGGCACTGGAGTGTCGCGTGTCAGGCTGGCCCCAGGAGGCTCCTTCCCTGGAACCACACCCTGCATCGCAGGTCCAGTGTGAGAGCCCAGCTGCGTCTGTGAGCATCTGTGCAGTGAAAGCTGTGAGCCGGGACCCAGATGTCATGGACAGGCCTTTTCTCGGTTTATTCTGTGAATCTGCTAGCAAGATGTGTCCTGAGGTGTTGGTCTTTGGCTTTGCACCATTTCAGCGTATGAACATTTCATAGGAACGTGCTAATTCCAGACAGCAAGGGAATCCTGTGTACCATTAAGCCATGAGTATAAAGTATCAATCATAGGACATCAAAGTCTGTCATTAAACTAGAccaaaggtaggggagggtgtgagTGGTGATGCAtgatgtggggtggggggtggtatcCACTCACCTCCCAGCCTACGATGGATACTTGCCAACGCGCTATCTTGTCTATACTCTCCAGCTTGCGTTTGCGCTCATTGATCAAACAGGCTACGTTTTTCATGGCCTCGTAGGCTGCCTTTATATTGTTGTAATCACTGAAAAGTGAGAGGTGAATTTTAACCATATGACAGGCTACTCAACAAAATCATACACTCCTTCCCCGATCTGTATACTAACAGTCTAGACAACATGGCATTTAAACAGTAGCCACTGTTCCCTTTTTCTTGTTCCTCCATGAATAGGCTGTAGTCTGCATAGGTTAAGGGAGCTGACCAACGCAATCCAGAATTCTTTGGAATAAGAATGTTGTCCTCATTTCCCAGAAATTACCATGAATGAAAGTAAATGCCACAAGAAATGTCTTAATCACTGTGACAATGAATGATTTTCATTAATAAAGAAAGGGCGGTCTGTGATTGCTTTGGTTCTGATATAGCAAGTTGGCTATAGAAAGTACTTTAACATAATCACTAACCATTTTCAAGAGTAATTTGCTCTGAGTTCCATCTTTCAAGGTGTTCAGGAAAGGACACCAGAGAACACAGCCACAGAAGGTTGACCTAATGAGTCATGTAAACGCCAATGTGGCATTTACTTCATCAACAGATCTTCATTTCTGGTGCTTTTCATAGGCTACAGTCAAATCAAACTAACTGCTGCCCCACCAGGCTCCTGCTCCCAGGGCCTCTAAACTATAGGTAATAAAAGAACTAAAACTGGAGTTCTAATCTGCACACAGGCTAAGAGATGTCCGCTATTGGAAACTTTCACATCCAAGTTTTGCTCAGTTAGTAACGGGAATATGTAAGTCAATCGTCCAGTGAATGAACTGGATTTTTTACTTTCTAGCACTTCCTTGTCTTACAGGGCAGACAGAGCCTATGGACTCAGTGGGACTGAAGTAGAGTCCTCCTGCAAAGCCCAGAGAAAAGCCTTGGAAGCAGGTTCTATTGTTTATTTACCAAACACAGGGAAATGCAGCTCCCAGGAAGTCTCTGGCCATCTGCCCAGAGGCAGACCTGCTGTCTCAGACAGGCGATTCACATGGcagcagaggaagaagagaaatattCAAGGGGCTGCCAAAATCCTGGAGCACAGTGCCCAGGGAGCTCTCCAGCAAGGAAGAAAGTGGGCAAGATAATTGTTTTCTTctgcaagtttttattttatatatataattccagaaaaaaaaaacaccaaaaaagtataatttaaaaaaaaaagggctttatgtcattttctttaaaatgattttttttaaaaaacagatgaaaTCTGCAATTTCCTTATATTGAAAATTAACTGCTGAAAGGTGATGTGTGAACTTCTGGCCACAGCTTTCCCGTCTTGGGATCTAATCTGCTTGCCTGGGTCTTTCAAGATGTCTTTGcttctcatttattattttcttcagtttctcatcatgatgcatttttattctttaaaattttcttcaaatttgTGATTCTgttgactttattttctttccaaacttttctgatttttccatcaaaaagagaaaatacacagCTCTTTCATCTGTTTCAATAAGCTCCCTTCTCTTAGCTTGGTAGTCCTAACTCTTTAAGTACTCACATCTAGGATTAATTGTCCAGTGACCAGTGGCCGGGCACAGAATGATCTATTCTGGGCACCCTGCAGGGCCAGGCACTGCCCTGGAGAATGTGACGCTTTCCGAACAAAGGTTAGAACCCCAAACAGTTGTGGTTTGCTCCAGCAGATTTCCTCACCGtccttccccctgccccttcccaccagAACCCTCCCAGGCTGTCCCCTCCAGGGCTGCGGGTGCAGTGAAAGCTGTGTGCCGGTGACACAGGTGTCACGGACAGGTGTGACTCTGGTCTGGAACAGTAAGCTGTATCCTAAAACCTTGCCTGCAATGGTTGTGTCCTCACTGGCATTTCAGCTCTGCCCTGGTGAGAACATAGGCAATGATCCAACTGCTGCCACCTAAAGGCACCAAATAGGCGGGTGGTGCTGTGGTGACATGGTCATGGAAAATGGATGTGCCCATTCCACTACCGAATGGGCGACAGCGTACACATAAGCACAGCAAGATTACACCTTATTCTGTGCATGCAGGAAAATGTTGAGTTGCTATTACGTAAGCAATAGAGAACTTTTGGCTCCCCCAGAACTTAGGCACAAAGTAAGTCCTAAGGGAAGATGGAGCAGGCAGCCAGTCACGTGAAACCCTGTGCTGAAAGGACAGGAAATGGGGTGGAAGGAATCTGGAGACAGAGCAGGCACCCGGGCTGGGCCAGAAAGGACTGAGAGCCAACCAGGACCTCGGTGAAATGTGCCTCCCAAGTGGACCCCACATGCTACTCTAAGCCTTGAGATTTCCTACTTTTTTACAGCTCAAATTTCCCTATGTCCTCACCCCTTCTACAGAGTGACATTTCGTTGGCAGTAAACAGCGCTGCTCTGAGGGTGAGTTAGTGGGAAGCAACTAGAGGAGtaaggagagaaaaggaatgtTTCTTACACTGTATTCAATTGgtctatttctctttaaaaattgtttttattaatgaCTGAGTAGCTATAAAagagtatttataaaatatatgccAATGATAGGACCAACAACACAATAAAAATCCCTATGTGCACAGAATACAGtgtaagaaatattatttttaaaaaaattgatttagagAAAGAGCggaagtgggtggggagggggaggggaaaaagagggagagagagaagagagagaaagaaacatcgatctgttattctacttatttatacattcattggttgattcttgtatgtgtcctgactggggattgaacctgcaaccctggcatatccggacgatgttctaaccaactgaactacccagccagggcccaaataatttattattatttttttggcagACTGTTAAAACCATAAAccatatatatctttttttttttttaatgattttactgatttcagagagagagatgaagggagagggagagacagagagagaaacatcgattggctacctcctgcacacaccctactggagacttagcccgcaacctgggcatgtaccctgactgggaattgaactggtgaccttttggtgtaagggacagTGCTCGactaactaagccacaccagacagggctattttttaatatctctAGGAATGGATATTCTGGAGCCTCAATAACCCTATTTTAGAAGTAATGAAAGTGACAAGCCTGACATCTGAGCCCTCTGTCCCTGCCATCCTGGGAAGCTCAGGAGAGCTGAAGGCCTCAGCACATGGTGGAGAGACGGGCGTTGCCCGGTGGCCTCTCACCTGTGCTCCTGCGTGGTGTACTTGAGCAGCTCGGCCAGCTGCAGGGGGTACTTGCAGATCTTCTGCACGGGTGTGAGCAGGAAGCCGTCGATGGCGATGTCGATCATCTGCTGCAGCAGGCGGCAGGCCTCAAAGAAGTGCCGGTACCTGCTCTGCTTCATCAGGCCGGACAGCTCCGTGCAGGCCCCCGGGTGGTTGTTACAGTACTCGGAATAGATAGCGAAGCCCTCTTGCTGGGAAGGGGAGAGCACAGCGTCATCAGGCTATGGGGGCTGTGGGCTGAGACAAGGACAATCCTGTGGGAGGGGGCatccctgggaggagggagaggtgccCCAAGTCCTTCGGCAGCGTTTTTCCCACCTGGGCAAGAAGCCAAAATCTTCTTTCTCTGTGGTAAGGGGCCATTTGCAGACTCTCCAGAGGGTTCTTATCTCttgggggtgcagggagaggctgttctAGGACTCAGAGCCCTGGTCCCCTTCCAGGAAGCCTCCCACAGACCCTGAAAGGGTGAGTCATAGGTGCACTGGGCTTCCCCCGAGCACAGCGCCCTCCTCATCCCAGCTCTGATCTAAGAGAAGAAGGTGCTGTTCTTACACCCAACTCGCTCCCTCCTCGTCCTCTTTACTTTCCCTTTAAACTCCTTGACCAAGAGGTGAGGATTCAAAGCTACCGCCTTCTCATTGTGATATTCCCCCACTTGGCTCCCACACACGTTGCCCACCCACCTCTAAGGCAAACCCTTTGCTCACTTCCTTTCTCCCTGGGTCACTTCCAGGCTGCAGCCATCCTGCCGGCTTCTCCATGATGCCTGCCCTTCCCCTGGACTCTGCAGAGCCCCTTGGtgacctccaccctccctccatgCACACTCCCAGGAGCAGGCTTGCTGGCTCAGTTCTTGGGCTCTGCTCCCCACTCCAGGTGTCTCCTCACCACTGCCAGCCTTCACGGTCACAAACATCGACCTGCCCCGAGCAGGTTCCTTTCCGGCCATCTCCACTCCAACGTTTATACACAGGCGTGCTCAAACGCAACACCCACAACCAAACTCCTGCTGCCCTACAAGGCAGGCTTTCCTAAGCCACCTGTTCATTCTTTCAGACTCAAAACCCTGCGCGTGGTTCTGACTGCTGCTTTTCTTTGTTATACCTATGACCAGTCTTGTCAGTTTGTCCTCAATGAGTCTGTCTTTGTGTTTCCTGCCATCACCTTGCCCAGGCCCAGAAGCAGCAACCCCTTTGGTACTTAGCTGAACTCTCCTGTCTCCAGGCGAGATCCACCCAATGAGGCTTCTTCCCGCTCGGGCGCTACCGCCTCTGCAGCCTGCCCTTCGGTGACTCAGAAGCTTCTCTTAACCTCCATGGACCTTCTACTCTGGCCAAACAGGTGTTTTACAAAGTCCCATGCAGGCCCAGTGCTCTCATGGGCTCGACCTTCCCACGTGCATTATCCCCACAGCATTATTTTCAGCTATTTGAAAGCAACCACCTCGGGTACCTGCTCCACACCACTGCCTCTATGAAGCTCCTGGCCCCGGACCAGCTTGTGCTGcaaggaggtggtggtggtgtcatTGCTGTTGCTGTTACTGTTATTGGGCCCTGGCCATTTTGGCTGGGAATAGAATCTTCCTCTGGAACTTTTTGGTATTAAATAGCGGCAGTCAGTCATCAGCTACATGATCAGCTCATGCCATCATCACAAGACTGGCCTGTGCATTTACACTGGTTacaggcctgggtcccagagcCACAGGCCTCAGTCTGTCTTCCCATCTGCCACTTACTAATGTGTGACCCTGGGTCAGTTACCCTATGAGCTTcaaattcctcatctgtaaaatgaggacaataataTGCCTACCTCACAGCAGTACAGGAGCTAATATAAGAAGATCCTGAAAACAGTGCTTAACATATAATAGACAATTAATAGGACTTATTAAAAATTACTCCAAACTGCATAAAAGtgggatgattaaaaaaaaatggacttaGTATATTTAGCTAAAGATTAACCATTTAAACTAATCAACTTACTTTACAAGTGACATCTCCATTCTATGGGCAATTAATCtagcaaacaaagaaacaaaaaggactcctattttttaatgaagaaacacTGCAAAATTATTTAACCAGATGTTATTAATAAAGAAGTAACAGGTGACGTACATGTTGAAGAAAGCAGGATCCTATTTCACTTAAATGAGGCTCATCTTTATTGTACTGTTTCTCAAGGTCTTTCAGGAACTTTCTTTGGAATTTATAAATATCTTCTATGTTTCCAAAAATGGTGGCTAGCTGTGCAACAGTGAACATTCCCGTGTGCTTGCGACACTGTCGAATATAGCCCTGCAAAAGGGaacatatgcttttaaaaatgaatttgaaaattcATAGAATTCATTTCTCTGAATAATACAGTATTTTGCATCCAAAGCCATTGTCTTGGAGAAGATTTTAATTAGAGAAAATTACTTTAACATCTATGGGTCTCTGTTAGGAGAATCCTACTTCCGTGACTACAATGTgccatgttttaaaaacaaaaggaaagagaaaagatgtATGTGGCTGGATTTATCATACAAGAAGTCATATCCAGTTTCTATATTCATGAAACAAGTTGCTCAGTTTCAAATACTAGCTCAGAAATTGGCcttgttatatttttctaaactCTTCAGCTAATCATTCTCCGATTGCTGATTCTATTTCACAACCAAGAAGACTTGTTAGAAACTACTAATTATGCACCCTTTTCGTACCATGGCTTCGGTAGGAGTTAGTGAGGAAAGGCCATACATATATGTAATAATTATTCCCAAATTAACATCAGGTAATTACAGACTAGACTGACTCTATGGTAAAATCCCACCCTGGACTATTTGGTATGAATTTTAACAGAAAGACAATGCAAAGGTTCAGGATACAGGCTCTGGGAAGGCTGCCTGGTTTAAATCCCAACCCCACCACTCAATTTTTCCACaccccagtttcctcacctgtacacGGGCTAAGACCTAGTGAGAGTGTTGTGAGAGTAAAATGAGTTAACCCAGGTACAGAGGGGTGGCACATAGTCAATGCTCAACAATTATTAGCAATTACTTTCATCTTCATAGAATGCCACTTTAAAGAAACTCCCTTAGCCATATATTCCTACCGAACAAGACggcacaaacacacaaaacattgGTATATCTGCATCTGGCCAGTTAATCCAGTTACAAATGCGCGGCTGTCTCACTTCAGCTTGTCTTCAGGGCTGAACCTCCCAGCCGAATTGAGAGTGCAGAGGTCAGCACTCGCAGCAGGACAGTCTGGTATAATGCTCacacaaaacccacaaaaacaaaaatgccaCGGGAGGAATAAAATGCATCACGCAGCAGAACTATCATGATGCTGTGGAATATAGCTTTGGCTATCactagtgttttgtttgtttttctacatCTAAATGACTCAGAATCCCGCCTGCGAGACAGTGTTAGAGGCAGTGGGCTGTACACCGCCAAACTTCTGAATCTTTGTCAAGTTAAGTGGGGTTCACTGACAAGTGTTACCTTCACTGACAGGCTCTTGCTCTGAATAGGCTCAGGGTTCGGTGCTGAAAGAGACAGTGGCACAGGGCCCCAAAGAGACCTGACTGCAACAGCCTGGCGGGTGGCCATGATGCTCACCACTGAGGCTCACCAAGGTAGAAGCATATGTAATGAGTGAGCAGTGTGTGCAGGAGCCAGAGGTATAGGAGGAGGTGAGGCGGAATGagggctttaaaaaatatgtgcataGGAGGGTGTGACTGGGAACAGAAGAGAGCCAGATGGGCATATCATGGTCATGTGAAACCTCGGTGAGGCCGCATGTCTGGCGCCCTACCTCACAGATATCCTTGAGGTGCTTGATGTACACCCGCTCGGTGTTCATGATCTCCTGGATGACGTTGGTCCGCATCTGCTGCTTGCTCTCAGAGTGTTTGTGGCGGGTCGAGCCAGCATCCTCCGGCTGCTCCTCACCCTGCGTGCTGCTGGAATTCTCCGACAGCTCTTCCTGATTGACACGCAACTGCAGTGcacacacaggggtgggggggtcgggAGAGGTGGCGTGGAACAGGCAGGGGCCCCCGTGGCTTCTGCTTCCTCGGGAAGGCAGCCTGACCCTCGCCTGACTTATGTACTTGGCAGAGCCCCACGGCGTCAGTGGCTCAAAACACGGCAGCAGTGCCAAACAACTAGTTACCTTGGTTAAAAGTTTTCCTTTGACCCAGTTGAATTTCTAGGTTTGATTGAAACACTTATAACCAACTGAATCTGTACAAAGAGTGAGTTTGGCCTGAACCACTCTACCTGCCGCTCCCCAGAGACAGGTGTGAGGGGGAGAGGGCCACACCTACCCTGACAAAGCTTGCTGGGAACCAGGCTTCCTTCTCCTCACTCCGGCCCCACCACCAGTCCTTGTTAGAGGCTTCCAGAACCTGGATGACATCTCCTGCCTTGAAGCCCAGTTCCTGGTCATCCATGGTCACGTGGTCCCACAGGGCTTCTGCACAGACCACACTGCCATCGCTGATCAGCTGAAATGGAGACACGCAGGCGTGCTTAGTGCGAAAGTCAGGCGGGCAGAATGGGCGGGGGTCTCAGGGTGTGGCGTCTCAGGGTGAGATGCACATCTCCTAGTTCTCATTTGTATACGCCAACGGCTTTGGGTCAGTACTGACTGTTACacaaaatgaatgaagaaaaacatattagggaaaagagaattaggtgagtctctctcacatgacCTTAAAGCCCAAatccacttttttttaaaaaaaaaaagtataaatagctCATTTATCTGTAGGTCAGTTAACTAACAAACCTGAATATCTCGAATATACACGGAGAAATGCTTTCTGAGCTGCCAAGCAAGATGTTGCCGAGCGGAGCCTCTGAAGGTCACGCAGGGGGCTTAGCTGCGAGACCCTCGGCGTCACCCAGAACTCAGCCTTCACACTTCACTCACAATTTGAAAACACTTTATATTTACTGCAACCAAAGAGAGCACAGAATGATCTCGAGATAGTCTACAGTTCATAATAAAAGTAAACAACAGACGCAGCTCATGTGAGTCCAGTGCAGGGGCAGACAACGACATCCGCTTGGCTCCTGGGGCACCCTCAGAGCCTACTCACTGAGGCGGCAAGAACTCCAAAGCTAGCGGTGCCTTCGAGAAAGACTGCTGTGAAAAGGCTAAAGATGCAGACTGGTAGAAAGAATACCAGATTCGCAGTGAGAAATATGTGGCTCATGCCAGCTCTGCCAGTTACCAGCAAGTAATTTAGCCTCTTATTTTCAGAGTGTTTATTACAATATGGATGGTAACTGCAACCTCTTAGATCAGCTGTGAGAGTTATGATAAAGCGCGAGTTTGTCAGAATGAACGGCTGCCTAAGCTAATGACTGCTGCTCTTATCACAAAAAGGGAGGAACTTCATTACATAAATTGTCCTTGAAAATGCCAGAAACTGTTTGTCTAGTCAAAGTTCTAGGTTTTAGAACATGCAATAAGAAATAATCAGAGAGCAAAGTCTGAAGTGATGCTGGCCCTGGTATCAGGTGTCTACCACTGGTCACATGTGGGATCCCGGTACCTCGTTGATGGCCAGCTGCTCCCCGCCTGGCTGCAGGTATCTGGGGTTGGCCTGACAGAGGTCTTCATAGCTGTAGTCCTCCTCGCTGCCGTTGTCATCCACTAAGGCACAGGATTCAGTACCGCCATctgaagaaacttaaaaaaaagtagtGGCATGGTTTAAAAGACGCAgctaacaaacatttttaaatgacaaaatcaTTAGAAAGTTTCTACTGATCTATTTAATCCAAAAGTAGCAGTTGATGCTAAAAAAGGCTGGGGTTAAGCGACACATTCGGTAGGAAGGGGAACAATTCAGAGAGCATTGCCAATGTTAACATAGTGTTATTTCGTGAGCTAGGATACTGCGTGAACTAGGTGTGATTTAGTTGGAAATTTGTGCTGCCAAGcggatataaaaatataaatacagataGTGTTTCTAAGCAACATGTTGATAAAGCTTGAgaagtaaaagaaatgaaaaatataatcatttttttaaaaagcattttgtttccattttttaccTGCGAGGCAGTAGCACTACTAAAATCGAATGGTTCTAGTAGTATCATTAAGTGAAAACATGTAGCCATTTTTGCTAGTTTTTCACATGGGAAAAGGCTGGAACTCACATTATCAGAATTGGGAAtttaccaaaaaaagagaaagacctTTTAACGATGGGTATAATGTTTTAGATTAACCACTGTGGtattcagattttctttcttGGGACAGTGGCCTATTCTTGCCAAGGCTAATCTGTCATTGAGCAAAGGGAATTTAAACAACAACAGGACAGAAAAGGTCTCATGGAACGAAACGTGGCCAGATCCGATGCAACAGCAGCACATCTAACGAGAGACGAGCCTGGACGAG from Myotis daubentonii chromosome 2, mMyoDau2.1, whole genome shotgun sequence includes the following:
- the SPATA13 gene encoding spermatogenesis-associated protein 13 isoform X2; its protein translation is MDDQELGFKAGDVIQVLEASNKDWWWGRSEEKEAWFPASFVRLRVNQEELSENSSSTQGEEQPEDAGSTRHKHSESKQQMRTNVIQEIMNTERVYIKHLKDICEGYIRQCRKHTGMFTVAQLATIFGNIEDIYKFQRKFLKDLEKQYNKDEPHLSEIGSCFLQHQEGFAIYSEYCNNHPGACTELSGLMKQSRYRHFFEACRLLQQMIDIAIDGFLLTPVQKICKYPLQLAELLKYTTQEHSDYNNIKAAYEAMKNVACLINERKRKLESIDKIARWQVSIVGWEGRDILDRSSELIHSGELTRITKQGKSQQRTFFLFDHQLVSCKKDLLRRDMLYYRGRMDMDEMELVDLEDGRDKDWNLSVKNAFKLVSKTTDEAHLFCAKKQEDKARWLQACADERRRVQEDREMGMEISENQKKLAMLNAQKAGHGKSKVRL
- the SPATA13 gene encoding spermatogenesis-associated protein 13 isoform X1; translation: MVARGEIARFWSLESLHMVSSDGGTESCALVDDNGSEEDYSYEDLCQANPRYLQPGGEQLAINELISDGSVVCAEALWDHVTMDDQELGFKAGDVIQVLEASNKDWWWGRSEEKEAWFPASFVRLRVNQEELSENSSSTQGEEQPEDAGSTRHKHSESKQQMRTNVIQEIMNTERVYIKHLKDICEGYIRQCRKHTGMFTVAQLATIFGNIEDIYKFQRKFLKDLEKQYNKDEPHLSEIGSCFLQHQEGFAIYSEYCNNHPGACTELSGLMKQSRYRHFFEACRLLQQMIDIAIDGFLLTPVQKICKYPLQLAELLKYTTQEHSDYNNIKAAYEAMKNVACLINERKRKLESIDKIARWQVSIVGWEGRDILDRSSELIHSGELTRITKQGKSQQRTFFLFDHQLVSCKKDLLRRDMLYYRGRMDMDEMELVDLEDGRDKDWNLSVKNAFKLVSKTTDEAHLFCAKKQEDKARWLQACADERRRVQEDREMGMEISENQKKLAMLNAQKAGHGKSKVRL